A single genomic interval of Camelina sativa cultivar DH55 chromosome 11, Cs, whole genome shotgun sequence harbors:
- the LOC104722791 gene encoding putative methyltransferase DDB_G0268948, producing the protein MSGVYDNQADIYLDARPTYPSDWYSKLAALSHRHNLAWDAGTGNGQAAIGIAEHYDRVVATDVSETMLNLGKPHPKVTYHHTPSSMTEDEMVNLIGGGESSVDLITVATAVHWFDLPRFYAVANRLLRKPGGIIAVWSYNNDMVVSPEFDSLMARFNAETLPYFKFSESQYFLDGYKTLPFPFESVGLGSEGKPIELEMKKTMSFEGLLRILRSWSAVGAAKEKGVDLLSDNIVKELETAWGGSELVRTIVYKTFMLAGTVR; encoded by the exons atgtcAGGAGTTTACGATAACCAAGCTGATATCTACTTAGACGCACGCCCTACTTATCCCTCCGATTGGTACTCCAAGCTCGCCGCTCTCTCTCACCGTCACAATCTCGCCTGGGACGCCGGAACCGGAAACGGCCAAGCCGCCATTGGC ATCGCGGAACACTATGATAGAGTAGTCGCGACGGACGTGAGCGAGACGATGTTAAATCTCGGGAAACCGCATCCGAAAGTAACTTACCACCATACGCCGTCGTCGATGACGGAGGACGAGATGGTGAATCTGATCGGGGGAGGAGAGAGCTCTGTTGATCTGATAACTGTAGCTACCGCCGTACACTGGTTCGATCTTCCGAGATTCTACGCCGTCGCGAATCGTCTCCTACGTAAACCAGGAGGAATCATCGCCGTGTGGAGCTACAACAATGACATGGTGGTGAGTCCCGAGTTCGACTCGTTGATGGCTCGGTTCAACGCTGAAACGCTGCCGTATTTTAAATTCTCAGAGAGTCAGTATTTTTTGGACGGGTATAAAACGCTACCGTTTCCGTTCGAGAGCGTGGGTTTGGGCTCTGAGGGAAAGCCCATTGAgctggagatgaagaaaacGATGTCGTTCGAAGGACTCTTGCGGATTCTGAGATCGTGGTCTGCCGTTGGTGCTGCCAAGGAGAAAGGAGTAGATTTGTTGTCGGATAATATAGTGAAAGAGCTTGAGACGGCTTGGGGTGGTTCTGAGCTGGTTCGAACCATTGTGTACAAGACGTTCATGCTCGCAGGAACCGTTCGTTAG
- the LOC104722794 gene encoding putative lipid-binding protein AIR1B, with product MTKNTIALVLTINLVFFGFTVAQAPPPQAPTCPRDIQACVNVLGLNVFINPRSVSQCCTLVAGLDASVASVCLCNAVRINILNLVDVNVRLGQLLNTCGVNPPTGFRCA from the coding sequence atgacGAAAAACACAATAGCCCTCGTCCTCACCATCAACCTCGTCTTCTTTGGCTTCACCGTGGCCCAGGCTCCACCACCTCAAGCTCCGACGTGTCCTAGAGACATTCAAGCTTGTGTCAACGTGCTTGGCCTCAACGTGTTCATCAATCCTCGAAGTGTAAGCCAATGCTGCACTCTCGTGGCTGGGCTTGACGCCTCTGTGGCCTCTGTATGCCTCTGCAATGCCGTTAGAATCAATATCCTCAATCTAGTGGACGTCAATGTGAGACTTGGTCAGCTTCTTAATACCTGCGGTGTCAATCCCCCAACTGGTTTCAGATGCGCTTAA
- the LOC104722792 gene encoding putative lipid-binding protein AIR1B, with amino-acid sequence NYSQLTLTSPNYSQHSSPKQKESLISLFKTWFSKNMTKNTIALVLTINLVFFGFTVAQAPPPQAPTCPRDIQACVNVLGLNVFINPRSVSQCCTLVAGLDASVASVCLCNAVRINILNLVDVNVRLGQLLNTCGVNPPTGFRCA; translated from the coding sequence AATTACTCACAACTAACCCTCACCTCCCCAAATTACTCACAACACTCatctccaaaacaaaaagagagctTAATCAGCCTTTTCAAAACATGGTTTTCAAAAAACATGACGAAAAACACAATAGCCCTCGTCCTCACCATCAACCTCGTCTTCTTTGGCTTCACCGTGGCCCAGGCTCCACCACCTCAAGCTCCGACGTGTCCTAGAGACATTCAAGCTTGTGTCAACGTGCTTGGCCTCAACGTGTTCATCAATCCTCGAAGTGTAAGCCAATGCTGCACTCTCGTGGCTGGGCTTGACGCCTCTGTGGCCTCTGTATGCCTCTGCAATGCCGTTAGAATCAATATCCTCAATCTAGTGGACGTCAATGTGAGACTTGGTCAGCTTCTTAATACCTGCGGTGTCAATCCCCCAACTGGTTTCAGATGCGCTTAA